GAGGCAGAACGTCAGCGTTCCGAGCGATTGGCACAAAGGCTGCGGGAATTAGGTGAAGATCCCGATCTCGTTTAGGTATGACGGCAATGGACAATAGCGATCGCCTACCACCCATCAAAGTGATTTCCCTTAATTCTAGCAGCTTGGATGCTGCACCCCCACCTCAACCGAGACGAGGTAGACCTGCCAAAATTGGGGTGGCACTAACTGATATCCGCGTGACTAAAGTTCGAGAATTTATCAACAGTAACAACTTAGCACCTAACTCGCGCAAGGTTTACGAACGAGAACTGAGGCGCTTTATTGCTTGGACAGATTTGCTGTGGTCAGAGATCGAACCACGCCACATTGCCCAGTATAAGGCTTATTTAGTAGAGGAAGTACACACCGCTCAGGATAAACCGCTCTCCAAAAATAGCATTAACAGCGCGATCGCC
The DNA window shown above is from Chroococcidiopsis sp. SAG 2025 and carries:
- a CDS encoding tyrosine-type recombinase/integrase codes for the protein MTAMDNSDRLPPIKVISLNSSSLDAAPPPQPRRGRPAKIGVALTDIRVTKVREFINSNNLAPNSRKVYERELRRFIAWTDLLWSEIEPRHIAQYKAYLVEEVHTAQDKPLSKNSINSAIATLKSFFGWLVLAYPDILAVNPTASVKLEKIPLPPAQSLTAEEVGRVWAATEYLGETQQRDLALLHILSHGLRAGEIVSLNPL